AGGGAGCAAAGATGACTGTGTACTGAATTGCTCCCTGGCGACTTTTTTAAACTTACCTTTTTTTATTAACTGATTTTATCTAAATCTAACCTACACTTTTATCACTGTCTTCCCAGTATTTTCTTCTAAGTTCAAATTTTTGCACCTTACCAGTAGCTGTTGTTGGTAAAGCATCAACATATTCTACGCTTGTTGGACATTTATAGCCTGCTATTTTTTCCTTGCAATATTTAATTATCTCCTCTTCAGCAGGCTTTTCATCTCCTTTTGGAACAATAATAGCTTTTGGTGTTTCTCCCCATTTTTCTGAGGGCACTCCTATAACTGCACACTGAGCTACTGCTGGATGTTTGTAAAGCAAATTCTCTACCTCAACAGAGGAGATATTTTCCCCACCTGAGATGATAATATCTTTATCACGGTCTTTTATCTCACACATTCCATTTTCGTCAATTGTAGCCAAATCTCCTGTATGGAAATAACCTGGCCTTTTGGCGTTAAAGGCTTCCTCAGTAGCTTCAGGTTTGTTCCAGTACCCTTTCATAACCTGATTACCTCTGATAACTATCTCTCCTATCTCTTGACCGTTAGGTTCAACATCATTACCTACATTGTCAACAACTCTCACATCAGTTCCAAGAGCTTCAAAACCCTGCATCTTTTTCAACTCATACTTGTTTTCTTCAGTGGTAAATCTAAAGCTATGACTAGTTGTAATAAATGGAGCCACCTCTGTCAGCCCGTAAAGCTGTCTAATCTCCCAACCAAATTCATTTTCTATAGTTTCCATAGTAGTTTGCGGTGGTGGACTTCCTGCTGTAGTTAGCCTTACATGGCTATCTCCTTTAGTAGTTATATTAGGATTATCATTATAATGGGCGATAAGCATATTAAGTACAGTAGGCGCTGCACATAGATAAGAGACATTATATTTATTAATCCGGTTAAATACTTCAGCTGGATCAACTTTTTTCAGACAAACATGCACACCTCCATTACCTGTAATTGAATAAATATGTCCCCAGCCATTAACATGGAACATCGGAAGGGTCCAGAGATAGACATCGCCATCATTGATCTGAAAATGTGTACTCAAAATTAACGCATGCCAGTG
The Natranaerofaba carboxydovora genome window above contains:
- a CDS encoding long-chain-fatty-acid--CoA ligase, with product MKVPMTTVEFLDRAVDIYGDHLGVIADDGTEFTYNEFNERVNRLSNLFKKWGLKYGDRVAILSFNTHWLLETFYATNQLGIINVPLNYRLKPSEYDYILKDCGARVIICDSELTDRIEEIRAELPAEYYVAYDAKDAKGDWEDYEELLESSSPEQPERPDYDEDDVCTINYTSGTTGDPKGVMRTYRTEHWHALILSTHFQINDGDVYLWTLPMFHVNGWGHIYSITGNGGVHVCLKKVDPAEVFNRINKYNVSYLCAAPTVLNMLIAHYNDNPNITTKGDSHVRLTTAGSPPPQTTMETIENEFGWEIRQLYGLTEVAPFITTSHSFRFTTEENKYELKKMQGFEALGTDVRVVDNVGNDVEPNGQEIGEIVIRGNQVMKGYWNKPEATEEAFNAKRPGYFHTGDLATIDENGMCEIKDRDKDIIISGGENISSVEVENLLYKHPAVAQCAVIGVPSEKWGETPKAIIVPKGDEKPAEEEIIKYCKEKIAGYKCPTSVEYVDALPTTATGKVQKFELRRKYWEDSDKSVG